The segment GCCGCATTCCCGTCAGATCGTTCCCGATCAGCTCGCCCCCGAACGCTTCGCGCAGCGCCGCGCGCCCGGGGTCGGAGCGAAAGGTCCGCCCGAACATGATCTTCGTCACCGCCGGCACGAATGGTCGGATGGTGAGGAAGCGCGCGAGAAAGCTCATCGCCGAATACTTCAGCGCGTTCCGCCACGGTTCCGCGTCCGCCGCCGTCTCCATCAACGCCAGCGAGCGCACCAACTCCGGCCGCCGTGCGGCCAACCGCATCCCCACGAATCCGCCCATCGACAGGCCCACGAAATGGACCGGCGCAATTCCCAGCTGCGCAATGAGCGCGGCAGCGTCGTCGGCGAGCGTGTCCATGTCGTAGCCGCCTTCGGTCAACTCGCTCCGGCCCTGGCCGCGGTGGTCCCACGCGACGCAGCGGAAGCGATCCCGGAACGCCGCCAACTGGAAGCGCCACATCGAGACGCTCGAGAGCAACCCGTGCGAGAAGGCGATCGCCGGTCCCGTTCCGCCGGTATCTTCGACGTGCAGGTCGACGCCCCGGACCTTCACGGCGTCTCGCCGCGCAGCAGGTACCGCTGGATCTTGCCCGTGGCGGTCTTCGGCAGCTCCTTCACGAAGTGGATCTGCTTCGGCACCATGTAGCCGGCGCAGCGCGAGCGGACGTGCTGGCGGAGCTCTTCGGCGAGCTCGGGCGTTTCCGGGCGGCCTTCGGTGAGGACGACGTGCGCCTGGGGCCGCAGCAGGCCGCCGTCTGCCCGCGGTGTGACCGCCGCCTCGAGCACGGCCGCGTGCGAGACGAGGGCCGCCTCGACGTCCGTCGGCGATACCCACTCCGCGCCGGCCTTGAACATGTCGTCGGAGCGGCCCACGTAGTGGAACTCGCCGTCCTCCGTCTGCCGGAACTTGTCGCCGGTAAAGAACCACTCGCCGCGCATCTTGGAGCGGG is part of the Deltaproteobacteria bacterium genome and harbors:
- a CDS encoding alpha/beta fold hydrolase codes for the protein MKVRGVDLHVEDTGGTGPAIAFSHGLLSSVSMWRFQLAAFRDRFRCVAWDHRGQGRSELTEGGYDMDTLADDAAALIAQLGIAPVHFVGLSMGGFVGMRLAARRPELVRSLALMETAADAEPWRNALKYSAMSFLARFLTIRPFVPAVTKIMFGRTFRSDPGRAALREAFGGELIGNDLTGMRRALDGVLSRRPVSPQELASIRAPVLVVSGEEDTAVVPARSIRLAAQIPGAKFVRLPRAGHTSSMEEPEAVNHILGEFWGSAAGTRAAADARRD